The region TATTTTGTTTGTTTAATTGTTCCTTGGACAATGCGACTTCATTATCTCTTTTTTCGATTGTAGAAAGCATATCATTAAGTCCGCTTGCCAGAATGCTGATTTCATCTTTTCCGTCTACTGTCATGCGCATTCCATAATCGGCGGTATCCTTAATTTTTTGTATCACAGTAACCAAGTTCAGTAAGGGTTTTGAAATGTACATTTTGATGATCATGGCAATTAAAAACGCAAGCCCAGTTCCTACAAGTAGCAACACAATTCCTAATCGTAAAACGTCCATTTTTATTTTATTCAGTTCCGAGAGTTCAAAGCGAAGTCCAACATGTCCTATAGTTTCATTGTCTTTAAGGATTTTATAGTAAACAAAGAGATTTTGATCTGTAAACTGAATGTTTTTTTGTTTTTCATTTGGAATAGCAAATTGATATTTGGGATCGGAACCCGCTTTAGTATAGGAAGCAAAAACTTTTCCGTTTTTGTCTAAAATACTTGCATTTAATATATCTGTTTGTCCCTTTAATTCAGACAAACTTTTGTTTGCGGCAGTATTGTCCAAGAATTCTAGAGCCGAAATGCTGTTGAAACCTATCATTTGGGCAATGGCAATGGAAGTGGTTTCTTTTCGGTCTTTAAATCCTTTGATGTCGATCAATACAAAGGCGGTAATACATATGCCTAGTACAAGTGCTGAGGTGAAAACTTGCATCAATACAAGTTTATTTTTGATTGATATGTTTTTTAAATTTATCATTGTTGGCGGTATTTAAGGCAGTTTTATGTCAAAGGCAATTTGGCTTTTTAAGTTTAGGCTAAATAAGGTTTAAAGGTGTCACTGTACAATAATGGCATGTTGCAATAAGAAAGAGCTAACTCCAATTCCTGATTTGTTTATTGCCTTAAGATTGATTTCAAATTTTAATTTATTTTCAATTATAATGAAATTTAGGTGTGCGCCTTTTTTTCCAAATCCGTTTCGCTCCGTTACAATCAATACGGATCGATCTGAAAATTTAGAAATGATTGTTTCAATTGGGATGCTGCAGTTATAGGGAACAAATAAGATATTGCAGCTACCTACTTGAGCGATATCTTTGTATTCTTTGATTTCTGTTTTTTTGTTTTTAGCATTGCTAATTAATAATGGAGTAATTGGACTTGATTCCAGAACAGCAATCTTGAAAGCTTGATTTTTAGGGTTGTCTTTCCAGCGTACATAATCTATAAAACGGTACAGGAAATCGGCTTTCATAGCATAGGCGTTATCTGTCATATCCTCTTGGGCAGTTAGTGGATTTACGCCCGTGAATATGGTGATTAAGCTTAAAATATAGATATAACTTTTGATGGTCATTATATTTTGTTTTTATAGGAAGAGTATCGTTTATTGGTCGAATAGTTTCGTGTTATTTTCGGTGTGTTTTGGTTTTAATTATTTGTTTTGATAGTATAAATTTAACGAATTATAGAGGCTATTTGGGTTGCTTTAAGAAAAATTTAAATCTATATTGTTTGATTGTCAAGGTATTATAGTTTGTAATTTAAAGACAAACTAAACTGGGTGCCTAATTGACTAAATTGTGATCCGCCATAAGTCATTTGTGAATAGCGTCCGTTGAAAGTAATCAGGTTAAATTGGTTTTTTATTTGAGCGGGGTCGTTTAATATGGCGGCTCCAGCTGCATTTTCGGACTTGAATTTCCATTTCGGCAAAATGTTAAATACATTGTCTATGTTTAGAGCCAGCGTTAATTTAGTTGTTACAAGAAAATTAATTCCTAGATCGGTAACGATTTTAGGGCTGAATTCAGTTCTTAAATTAGAATCTAAGCCGGATTGTTTAAAAGTTGTTTTGCCAAAATAGCTGTTGTTGAGGTAGAAATCTAATTTTTTTACTTTATAATTTGTTCCCAAAATCCATTTGGTTTTGGGTCTGGAGGTGAAAGTCAATGCTTCAATTGTTGCGCCAAAGTTATCACTGGCTACATCAGAGATTCTTTTATTTTCGAATGTGATGTTTCCCGATAAGTTGAATGCCAGTTGTCCGTTTCCAAGTCCTAGGTTGCTGTAATTCATAACCAAGTCGAGTCCAGATGTTTTAGAATCAAAGGAGTTCTCGAACCAAGCCACTTTTCCAAATTGTGGTGTATTGACCACATCTCCTAAAGCGATCCGGTCAGTTATTGCAATGTTGTAATAGTCAATGGTGATGTTGAAATATTTGAGGGGTCTGGCTCCAATTCCTATCGTTGTGTTTGTCGATTTTTCTGGAGTTAATTTTGTAATGCCTAAAATGTGTGCTTCTGGAGAAACATTATTAATAATTCGGGTAACTTCAATTCCGCCTCCAGCATTAAACGTATATTGGGATTTTTGAGTGTAAATTTGATGTAGTGTAGGCGCTCTGAAACCAGTAGAAACTGAACCTCTGAGGGTAATTTTATCATCGAGGAATTTATAACGGCTACTTATTTTCCAGACGGTGGCACTGCCAAAATCACTGTATTCTTCCTGACGAAGTGTGGCGTTTATAAGAAAATCTTTTGTTAGATCATAGGCCAAGTCAAAATAAGCTCCCCAGTTGTATCTATTCCATTTTCCGGCTTCCTTAGGAGTGGTTCCGGCAAAGGAATCTGCACCAGCTCCTTCCCAAGAAGCTTTGTCGCCTTCGATTGTCTCAAAATTTTCGGATCGAAATTCAGAACCAAAACTAATACTAATTTTGTCAGATAGTATTTTGAACACATCCAGATTCCCTATAACATGATTGAAATTAGAACCTCCGGGTTGGAACGAGATTGGGCTGTTTTCCTGATAAATAGGATTTCCATTGGAATCTTTCAGCGGTGATCTATTTTGGGTATTGTCTAAGGTATAGATTTGTGAATTTCCGCCGATGGTTATGCTGGCATCGGCATTCCAGCCATTTTTTATGGATTTAAAACCTAAGCTGGCATTATAATCGGTTAAATCTCCGGTAAAAGTAGGCTGATAACCTTTATAAGAAGCGACAGTGCCGTTCCCAAAAAAATCCTTCAAATAGGTTGGGTAAGCAGTAGCGATTCGCCAATTAGGAATAGTGGGGTTTTCAAATGGATTTTTGATTGACATCCAATAAGGAGTTCTATAATTAGCAAACGAATTCACTTTTTTATAGGTATAGGCGGCATTATAATACAATTCAGTTTCATTGGATAGATTCAATCCTCCATTGATTAAAAATTTTGCAGCTGCAGTTTCAGGTGTTCCGTTGGTATTTGCTGCGTATGGTTGGTCTTTTAAAAATGAGTCTACGGCTTGCTTTCCAGCGATGTTTCCTTGGTTTATAGTGGCTAGTTTTGCATTATAATCTGCTGGGAAGTTGACTTTGTATTGTTCAAAAAGGCTGTTAATTTGTGCCTCGGTCATAGCATCAGTCAGAGTTGTATTGCCAAGAGTATTGTCATCGTTTACATAATTCAAAGGATTATTTGGTAGCAGCCTCACAAAATCATTAAAATCTCCTTCGGCATCTACTTTACCGGCACGATTTGTCAGGTTTATTTTAGAGAAGTCTACAGTGTAGTTTAGAAATCCTTTGTTGCCTATAGTAGAACCGTTGTTTATACTTATGTTCAAGAGTTCTCCGTCTCCTTTAGAAGTGATACCGGTTCTTAGGGTTATTGAACCATCATCAGGGCTTTTTTTAAGTATAATATTGATCACTCCGGCTATAGCGTCCGATCCGTATTGTGCAGAAGCACCGTCACGTAAGATTTCTATTCTGTCGATGGCATCAATCGGTATAGCTGAAATATCGGCTGCCGTTTCTCCTCTTCCGGGTGAAGGTTGGATATAAAGTAAAGAGCTTAGGTTTTTGCGTTTTCCATTGATAAGCATTAAGGTTCTGCTGGGACCCAGATTCCTGATTTCATAAGGATCAAGTAATGAAGTGGCATCGTTTACCGGTGTTTGAACTGTGTTAAAGGATGGGATCCGGTATTGTAATGCCTTGTCAAAAGTGAGTTGTCCTGTTGAAGCCAATTCGTTGGCGGATATGATATCTATAGGAAGGGCTGTTGCTGTGTTGCTTCGTGGAGCTGCTCTAGTTCCTGTGACTATGATTTCATTAAGAATTTGGCCTCCTTCTTCAGACAGGAAAACATTTAAAACAGCTTCTTTGGTTTCATGTTCTTGTTTTGAAAATCCAAAATAACTGAAAATCAATATAGCGGCTTCTTTGACTTGAATAGAATAAGCTCCGTTAATGTCTGTCGAAACACTATTGCTGGTACCTTTTTCAGTTATGTTGACACCTGACAAAGGGCTGCCGGCGTTATCGAAGACAAAGCCAGAAACCTCTTTTTGGGCGAAAAGAAAAGTCACGTTTATTAGAAACAATATTAACAAAAACTTTTTCATAATAAGTTGATGTTCGTTTGACTTTAAAGCAATAGCAACATAATAGTTGCAAGAAGCTTTTATCTTACTGCTTTAGGTGTTTTTGGTAGAAAAAGCAGTTATCCTAACAGCTAGAAAACGGAATGTGAGTTGTAGAGTTATTCTCTTTTTTGAATTATAAAAATAAAATTAGACTCATGGACTAACACTGTATAAGATTTGGGGAAATAATCTTAACTCTGTGTTGGCATTTTTTGAAAATTGAAATCGTATTTTGAATAAATCAATTTTTTTTAAAAAAATAAAGAACCGATTTTAATTCAGCAACTTTATAAAAATAACAGCCTGATAATAAGTGGTTAGGGCTGGATTTGTAATATGTAAATTTAGTCAATTTTAATCAATTAACTTCAAATACTAGCCGCTTTTTTATTCGTTTCAAAAGAAGGACAAAGACAATGTGGTTTCTAAAAGTGGGTTTATTTGAATGTTATGAAATGCGCTTTTAATGACAGCCACAATCATCTGTTCCGCAGTTTTTCTTCTTTTTTTTATTTTTGAAAAAAAACTTTCTAATCAAAAAAGCAAGGGCAAGTCCCAGTAAAGTAAAGGCGACGATTTCTTGAAACATAGGTCTTTATTTTAAAATTTGAAAAGCGATTAAAGCAACAATATAGGCTAGTCCGCTCATGAAAATGAGTTGACCTAAAGGCCATTTCCAAGAATTCGTTTCTTTTTTGGTAATGGCTAATGTACTGGCGCATTGCAAGGCAAAAGCATAGAACAACAACAAGGAAATTCCAGAAGCAAAATTGAATATTTTATTTCCAGTAACGGGATTGATCTCGGCAGCCATTCGGTTTTTTATAGTAACTTCATTATCGCTACCGCCTACACTGTAAATTGTAGCTAAGGTTCCTACAAAAACTTCTCTAGCTGCAAATGAACTGATGATAGCAATTCCTATTTTCCAGTCATAGCCTAGAGGTGAAATAACAGGTTCTATGGTTTTTCCCATAATTCCAATATAGGAATTTTCTAGTTTTTGAGAAGCGACCGCGTCTTCAAATTCAGTTTCCGAAAGTGGTTTGTTTATGTTTTCTTCGATGACGATAGCATCGGCATTTTTAAATTTTTCTCCAGGCCCGTAGGAAGCCAAAAACCAAAGCACGATTGATATTGCCAAGATAATTTTACCAGCGCCAGAGACAAAGGCTTTTGTTTTTTCGACCACATTTATCGCTACGTTTTTGAACATAGGTAACTTGTAATTAGGCATTTCAACGATGAAGAAAGTTTTGCCTTTTATCTTCAATATTTTATTCAAAATATAAGCTGAAAATATAGCCATCCCAAAACCTAAAAGATACAATAGCATTAAGGTTAAACCTTGTAGATTTAAAACCCCAAAAATTCGATTGTCTGGAATTACTAATGCAATGATGATAGCATATACCGGTAGTCTGGCAGAGCAGGTTGTAAATGGAGTGACCAGAATGGTAATCAGTCTTTCTTTCCAGTTTTCGATGTTTCTTGTAGCCATAATTGCTGGAATTGCACAGGCAGTTCCGGAGATTAGTGGCACAACACTTTTTCCGGATAAACCAAATTTTCGCATGATTTTATCCATCAGGAAAACTACTCGGCTCATATAGCCGCTTTCTTCAAGAATGGAAATAAACATAAAAAGAAAGGCAATTTGAGGAATAAATATAAGGATTCCGCCTATTCCGGGTATGATTCCTTGCGAAAGTAAATTTGTCAAAACACCGGCAGGTAATTCTTCGTCAGCGAGTGCGCTCAAAGACGCAAAAGTCGAGTCGATGAAATCCATAGGGACTTTGGACCATTCGAAAATCGATTGGAAAATAACA is a window of Flavobacterium acetivorans DNA encoding:
- a CDS encoding TonB-dependent receptor; translated protein: MKKFLLILFLINVTFLFAQKEVSGFVFDNAGSPLSGVNITEKGTSNSVSTDINGAYSIQVKEAAILIFSYFGFSKQEHETKEAVLNVFLSEEGGQILNEIIVTGTRAAPRSNTATALPIDIISANELASTGQLTFDKALQYRIPSFNTVQTPVNDATSLLDPYEIRNLGPSRTLMLINGKRKNLSSLLYIQPSPGRGETAADISAIPIDAIDRIEILRDGASAQYGSDAIAGVINIILKKSPDDGSITLRTGITSKGDGELLNISINNGSTIGNKGFLNYTVDFSKINLTNRAGKVDAEGDFNDFVRLLPNNPLNYVNDDNTLGNTTLTDAMTEAQINSLFEQYKVNFPADYNAKLATINQGNIAGKQAVDSFLKDQPYAANTNGTPETAAAKFLINGGLNLSNETELYYNAAYTYKKVNSFANYRTPYWMSIKNPFENPTIPNWRIATAYPTYLKDFFGNGTVASYKGYQPTFTGDLTDYNASLGFKSIKNGWNADASITIGGNSQIYTLDNTQNRSPLKDSNGNPIYQENSPISFQPGGSNFNHVIGNLDVFKILSDKISISFGSEFRSENFETIEGDKASWEGAGADSFAGTTPKEAGKWNRYNWGAYFDLAYDLTKDFLINATLRQEEYSDFGSATVWKISSRYKFLDDKITLRGSVSTGFRAPTLHQIYTQKSQYTFNAGGGIEVTRIINNVSPEAHILGITKLTPEKSTNTTIGIGARPLKYFNITIDYYNIAITDRIALGDVVNTPQFGKVAWFENSFDSKTSGLDLVMNYSNLGLGNGQLAFNLSGNITFENKRISDVASDNFGATIEALTFTSRPKTKWILGTNYKVKKLDFYLNNSYFGKTTFKQSGLDSNLRTEFSPKIVTDLGINFLVTTKLTLALNIDNVFNILPKWKFKSENAAGAAILNDPAQIKNQFNLITFNGRYSQMTYGGSQFSQLGTQFSLSLNYKL
- a CDS encoding YfiR family protein; the encoded protein is MTIKSYIYILSLITIFTGVNPLTAQEDMTDNAYAMKADFLYRFIDYVRWKDNPKNQAFKIAVLESSPITPLLISNAKNKKTEIKEYKDIAQVGSCNILFVPYNCSIPIETIISKFSDRSVLIVTERNGFGKKGAHLNFIIIENKLKFEINLKAINKSGIGVSSFLLQHAIIVQ
- a CDS encoding FeoB-associated Cys-rich membrane protein, whose translation is MFQEIVAFTLLGLALAFLIRKFFFKNKKKKKNCGTDDCGCH
- the feoB gene encoding ferrous iron transport protein B — translated: MSGENINVALIGNPNVGKTSVFNQLTGLNQQVGNYPGITVEKKIGFCKLPNNVKANILDLPGTYSLNACSIDENVVIELLLNKNDKLYPDVALVVTDVENLKRNLLLFTQIKDLEIPTILVINMADRMEHKGISLDIPFLEEHLKTKIALISSRKGFGIDELKKLIVTYKSISSEPCLNASSIDPDYFNNLRKAFPNQLLYKLWLVITQDVNFLNLERNEIRSSFTKSHSDLKRLQQKETIKRYQFINDVLKEGLKVDSSKAKDFRSKLDRVLTHKVWGYAIFFLILFVIFQSIFEWSKVPMDFIDSTFASLSALADEELPAGVLTNLLSQGIIPGIGGILIFIPQIAFLFMFISILEESGYMSRVVFLMDKIMRKFGLSGKSVVPLISGTACAIPAIMATRNIENWKERLITILVTPFTTCSARLPVYAIIIALVIPDNRIFGVLNLQGLTLMLLYLLGFGMAIFSAYILNKILKIKGKTFFIVEMPNYKLPMFKNVAINVVEKTKAFVSGAGKIILAISIVLWFLASYGPGEKFKNADAIVIEENINKPLSETEFEDAVASQKLENSYIGIMGKTIEPVISPLGYDWKIGIAIISSFAAREVFVGTLATIYSVGGSDNEVTIKNRMAAEINPVTGNKIFNFASGISLLLFYAFALQCASTLAITKKETNSWKWPLGQLIFMSGLAYIVALIAFQILK